In Fodinibius saliphilus, a genomic segment contains:
- a CDS encoding SusE domain-containing protein — MFSSCDKGQLGPVANTTDPEAPSITSPSSGESYTLSRNQADTATVMTLKWLKPDYGFTSAPTYDIQLDVAGNNFSDATEVASIQDTAYSIAVGDLNKMLLSKNLAGGQAHSIEIRVLATISDSVQTTVSSPVALSITPFQTDFPPIYMIGTAVSAWDPGQAVIVPSTEPNVYSTLAEFTNGEAFRFFGQEDWGPDSWNYPYFSTVDNLFVNANDNDSNFQFTGQTGWYKVTVNMDDKSVSLEAADEPIMYMTGSGIGGWNEPGTGESVKMTYVQDGVFEATTEFNKDGAFRFFAQAGWGPTSYNYPYFSDNDGTIDELLINAEDGDKNFQFTGETKNYYVKVNINDYIVEMEAK; from the coding sequence ATGTTCAGCTCCTGTGATAAAGGTCAGTTGGGGCCGGTGGCAAACACTACTGATCCTGAGGCACCTTCTATCACTTCTCCGAGTTCGGGAGAGAGTTATACTTTAAGTCGTAACCAAGCTGATACGGCTACTGTTATGACTTTAAAATGGCTAAAACCTGATTATGGATTTACTTCTGCTCCTACTTATGATATACAACTTGATGTGGCCGGTAACAACTTCTCTGATGCCACAGAAGTTGCCAGTATTCAGGATACGGCTTACTCAATAGCAGTAGGCGATCTTAACAAGATGCTCTTGTCAAAAAATCTTGCAGGAGGGCAGGCTCATAGTATTGAGATTAGAGTATTAGCAACGATCAGTGACTCAGTTCAAACTACTGTCTCAAGTCCTGTAGCTTTATCGATTACTCCATTCCAAACAGACTTCCCTCCTATCTATATGATTGGAACTGCTGTTAGCGCTTGGGATCCGGGCCAGGCTGTTATAGTTCCAAGTACCGAACCTAATGTTTATTCGACATTAGCTGAATTTACGAATGGCGAAGCATTCCGTTTCTTTGGACAGGAAGACTGGGGACCCGATAGCTGGAATTATCCATATTTCTCAACGGTAGATAATTTATTTGTTAATGCCAACGATAATGACAGCAACTTCCAGTTTACTGGTCAAACCGGCTGGTATAAAGTTACAGTAAATATGGATGATAAGTCTGTATCCCTTGAAGCAGCTGATGAACCTATAATGTATATGACTGGCTCCGGCATTGGTGGCTGGAACGAGCCTGGTACCGGTGAAAGTGTTAAAATGACTTATGTGCAGGATGGAGTTTTTGAGGCAACTACTGAGTTTAATAAGGATGGTGCTTTTAGATTCTTTGCTCAAGCTGGATGGGGTCCTACAAGCTATAACTATCCTTATTTCTCAGATAATGATGGTACTATTGATGAACTCCTTATCAATGCTGAAGATGGTGATAAAAACTTCCAATTTACGGGTGAAACCAAGAACTACTATGTCAAAGTAAATATCAATGACTATATAGTTGAAATGGAAGCAAAATAG
- a CDS encoding RagB/SusD family nutrient uptake outer membrane protein — translation MFKPNKILAIVLIALMTVAITSCVDDLNTSPLDDDVVTSESVYESPSDYKKVLAKLYAGFATTGQQGPAGNADIQGIDEGFSSYVRQLWVHQEIPTDEAVVAWQDPGLPSFNFQEWTASNDFVMGLYSRIYYEISLANEFIRNAKGNENTEVQGYMAEARFIRALSYWHALDFYGGGVPFVTEEDGVGAYLPEPSSAEELFNFIESELKAIESELPAPKQNEYARADQAAVWTLLTKLYLNAEVYTGEAHYNEAVTYADKIINDGSYTLENNYGDLFKADNHTANGIIFPIAFDGVNIKTYGGTTFITHAAVGGNMNPAEFGIDGGWSGHRVTPEFANKLEKTGLKTNNPDNDNEIFVPGGYQSSSGYGSDWTPEDSSPLVSDSNNDIYTGLVYFKSAGNEFKFASDNSWSQNWGDNEGDGTLEANGGNITNTSSGLHHITVNLNDMTYQVEHIDNRNTLFTDGQDKEITNVKTDISDFSKGYTITKWKNITSTGQAGSDEEFVDIDYPMFRLADVYLMYAEATLRGGSGSVSKALNLVNDIRERAFENSSMNISSSELTLDFILDERARELYWEGHRRTDLVRYDLFTTGDYVWAGKGKDANGTATNDNFRLFPIPASDVNSNTNLTQNPGY, via the coding sequence ATGTTTAAACCAAATAAAATACTGGCGATCGTATTAATCGCTTTGATGACTGTTGCTATTACGTCATGTGTGGATGATCTAAATACTTCACCACTTGACGATGATGTAGTAACATCTGAGTCTGTGTATGAAAGTCCCAGTGATTACAAAAAGGTACTGGCCAAGCTCTATGCCGGCTTTGCCACCACGGGACAGCAAGGACCTGCAGGAAATGCTGATATTCAAGGCATTGATGAAGGGTTCTCAAGTTATGTACGCCAATTGTGGGTGCACCAAGAAATTCCAACCGACGAAGCCGTAGTAGCATGGCAAGATCCTGGTCTACCCTCATTTAATTTTCAAGAATGGACAGCCTCTAATGATTTTGTGATGGGACTTTACAGCAGAATCTATTACGAAATTTCATTGGCTAACGAATTTATTCGTAATGCCAAAGGCAACGAAAACACAGAAGTACAGGGTTATATGGCTGAGGCTCGATTCATTCGTGCACTGAGTTATTGGCACGCCCTCGATTTTTATGGAGGCGGCGTTCCCTTTGTTACCGAAGAAGACGGTGTAGGTGCTTACTTACCTGAACCCTCTTCTGCTGAAGAGCTCTTCAATTTTATTGAGAGTGAGCTTAAAGCAATAGAGTCTGAGTTACCTGCTCCCAAGCAAAATGAATATGCAAGAGCAGATCAAGCTGCCGTATGGACCTTACTCACCAAGTTATATCTGAATGCTGAGGTCTATACCGGAGAAGCTCACTACAATGAGGCCGTTACATATGCTGACAAAATTATTAATGATGGTAGTTATACCTTAGAGAATAATTATGGAGATCTCTTTAAAGCGGATAACCATACTGCCAATGGTATTATATTTCCCATTGCTTTTGATGGGGTAAATATTAAAACCTATGGCGGTACTACCTTTATTACGCATGCTGCAGTCGGTGGTAATATGAATCCCGCTGAATTTGGAATCGACGGAGGATGGTCTGGACATCGCGTTACCCCTGAATTTGCAAATAAACTTGAAAAAACAGGGCTTAAAACTAATAACCCGGATAACGATAATGAAATATTCGTGCCCGGTGGGTACCAATCATCGAGTGGTTATGGCTCTGATTGGACCCCAGAAGATTCTTCTCCCCTAGTTTCTGATAGCAATAATGATATTTATACTGGCTTAGTTTACTTCAAAAGTGCTGGTAATGAGTTCAAATTTGCTAGTGATAATTCTTGGTCACAAAATTGGGGAGATAATGAAGGTGATGGTACCTTGGAGGCAAATGGTGGTAACATTACAAATACTAGTTCCGGGTTGCATCATATTACTGTCAATTTAAATGACATGACCTACCAGGTAGAACATATCGACAACAGAAATACGTTATTTACTGATGGACAAGATAAAGAGATCACAAATGTAAAAACTGATATAAGTGACTTCTCTAAAGGCTATACCATTACTAAATGGAAAAATATTACCTCCACCGGACAAGCAGGTTCTGATGAAGAATTTGTAGATATCGATTATCCAATGTTCAGATTGGCTGATGTTTATCTTATGTATGCTGAAGCAACACTGAGAGGTGGAAGTGGAAGCGTAAGCAAAGCGCTTAACTTAGTTAATGATATCCGAGAAAGAGCGTTCGAGAATAGTTCTATGAACATTAGTTCTTCTGAATTAACACTAGACTTTATTCTGGATGAACGAGCGCGCGAGCTTTATTGGGAAGGTCACCGACGAACTGACCTAGTGCGGTATGATCTTTTTACTACAGGAGATTACGTATGGGCCGGCAAAGGCAAAGATGCTAACGGGACGGCGACAAATGATAATTTCCGTCTTTTCCCTATCCCTGCTTCTGACGTGAATTCCAATACAAACCTAACTCAGAATCCGGGTTACTAA
- a CDS encoding SusC/RagA family TonB-linked outer membrane protein: protein MKKILITSCLILGLALPGLAQITVTGTVTDAETQEALPGVNVTVNGMATRGTSTDLDGNYSLKVPSTQDTLTFSFVGYIKQVVPVSGRSTINIQLAPDVQQLQDVVVIGYGTQDKDDNTGSVTAVSAEDFNEGAITSPEELFQGKAAGVTVTSNDGAPGSGATIRIRGGSSLSADNNPLYVVDGVPLDGGNVSGMRNPLNTINPNDIESISILKDASATAIYGSRASNGVVLITTKRGVEGQDFEISYTGKASYHMQSNEVDVLSADEFQTIVEQQHGQTGTQLLGDANTDWQDQIYSNSFSQDHNLSLSGAYKSLPYRLSVGFSGNSGLLETSDMDRFTGSIAVNPTFLDDALKVDLNLKGMQVKNRFANRGAIGSALTFDPTQPVTVDNNAYGDYFTWTNQNGDPIPIAPANPMALLKQNFNESTVYRSIGNIKVDYALPFVDNLNAVVKAGYDYSDVDDGQNNIIADAAYAYQGPNGANGQRIDYTQKKENELLDFYLKYNKDLESIDSKLDLTAGYSWEHHYEEGSTYATNYNTADTLVVNQDTDYKTEHYLVSFFGRANYTFKDKYLLTATLRQDGTSRFSEDNRWGLFPSAALAWKIHEESFLDDVEEINQLKLRLGYGVTGQQRINQGNYPYLPQYTFSEPTAQYQFGDTFIQTLRPEGYNQNLKWEETTTYNIGLDYGLFDDRLFGSIEAYYRETNDLLNVIPVPAGTNFTNRILSNIGSMEVKGVELNITGRVLSTEDTYLEVGLNASRNVDKITKLTTVNSEDYIGVETGGISGGVGNTVQIHSVGHPRSSFYVYEQVYDENGNPIEGVYVDRNEDGKITAEDKYRYKNPSPDVTLGLSSRFEYKNWDASFSARANIGNYIYNNVASTNTMYSSMYNSQGYLSNAITDIKELQFNNAQFHSDHYVENASFLRMDNISVGYTFGDIFDQVQSMRVSATVQNAFVISNYSGLDPEVFNGIDNNIYPRPRTFILGLSLNF, encoded by the coding sequence TTGAAAAAGATACTAATTACGTCATGTCTCATACTGGGGTTGGCATTGCCCGGTTTGGCACAGATTACCGTTACAGGTACTGTGACTGATGCCGAAACGCAAGAGGCATTGCCTGGTGTGAATGTAACAGTAAATGGAATGGCTACCAGAGGTACGTCAACAGACCTCGACGGGAACTACTCCCTTAAAGTACCGTCAACCCAAGATACTCTGACCTTCTCTTTTGTTGGATATATCAAACAGGTAGTACCAGTAAGTGGACGTTCAACAATTAATATTCAACTTGCACCTGATGTGCAACAACTCCAAGATGTTGTTGTGATCGGATACGGAACGCAGGATAAGGATGATAACACGGGATCAGTTACCGCCGTTAGTGCTGAAGATTTTAATGAAGGAGCAATAACATCTCCCGAAGAGCTTTTCCAGGGTAAGGCCGCCGGTGTAACTGTTACATCCAATGATGGAGCTCCTGGTAGTGGTGCTACCATTCGTATTCGGGGTGGATCCTCCCTATCAGCTGATAACAACCCGCTATATGTAGTTGATGGAGTGCCTCTTGATGGTGGTAATGTGTCTGGAATGCGTAACCCATTAAACACCATCAATCCCAATGATATTGAATCCATCTCTATTTTAAAGGATGCTTCTGCAACAGCTATTTATGGCTCACGAGCTTCAAACGGGGTCGTGCTTATTACTACCAAAAGAGGTGTTGAGGGACAAGATTTTGAGATAAGCTATACCGGTAAAGCTTCTTATCATATGCAGTCTAATGAAGTGGACGTGCTTTCCGCTGATGAATTTCAAACTATTGTTGAACAACAACACGGGCAAACGGGCACCCAATTGCTTGGGGATGCTAATACTGACTGGCAGGATCAGATATATTCCAATTCCTTTAGCCAAGACCACAACCTAAGCCTGTCGGGCGCATATAAGAGTTTACCCTATCGCCTGTCTGTAGGTTTTTCCGGCAATTCCGGGCTTTTAGAAACATCAGATATGGACCGTTTTACAGGCTCCATTGCCGTAAACCCCACCTTTTTGGATGATGCGTTAAAAGTTGATCTGAACCTCAAAGGTATGCAGGTTAAAAATCGTTTTGCCAACCGTGGCGCTATTGGTTCAGCACTGACCTTTGATCCTACCCAACCGGTTACCGTCGATAATAATGCTTATGGAGATTATTTCACCTGGACAAACCAAAATGGTGATCCTATCCCAATTGCTCCGGCAAACCCTATGGCCTTGTTGAAACAAAATTTCAATGAATCTACGGTCTATAGATCAATAGGAAACATCAAAGTTGATTATGCTCTTCCTTTTGTAGATAACCTGAATGCAGTAGTTAAAGCAGGTTATGATTACTCAGATGTAGATGACGGACAAAATAATATAATTGCAGATGCAGCCTATGCATATCAAGGTCCAAATGGTGCCAACGGGCAACGTATTGATTATACTCAGAAAAAAGAAAATGAGTTGCTGGATTTCTACCTAAAGTATAACAAAGACTTGGAGTCCATTGATAGTAAACTAGATTTGACAGCTGGGTATTCCTGGGAGCACCACTATGAAGAAGGATCAACCTATGCAACCAACTATAACACAGCGGACACCCTGGTAGTGAACCAAGACACCGATTATAAAACGGAACATTACCTAGTATCATTCTTTGGCCGTGCTAACTATACTTTTAAGGATAAATACTTGCTGACGGCTACACTCCGGCAAGATGGCACTTCTCGTTTTTCAGAAGATAATCGCTGGGGCCTCTTCCCTTCTGCAGCACTCGCTTGGAAAATCCATGAAGAATCCTTTCTAGATGATGTCGAAGAGATAAATCAACTTAAGTTGCGCCTTGGTTATGGTGTTACCGGACAGCAACGAATTAATCAGGGTAACTACCCTTATCTGCCACAGTATACGTTTAGTGAACCTACTGCTCAATATCAGTTTGGAGATACATTCATCCAGACTCTACGCCCTGAAGGATACAACCAAAACCTAAAATGGGAAGAAACAACGACCTACAATATTGGATTGGACTACGGATTATTTGATGATCGATTGTTTGGTTCCATTGAAGCTTATTATAGGGAAACAAATGATCTGTTAAACGTAATACCAGTTCCAGCTGGAACAAACTTTACCAACCGGATCCTTTCAAATATAGGTTCCATGGAAGTTAAGGGGGTTGAGTTAAACATTACCGGACGAGTATTGTCTACCGAAGACACATACTTAGAAGTTGGCTTAAACGCTTCACGTAATGTTGATAAGATTACCAAACTCACCACCGTTAACTCAGAAGATTATATCGGTGTTGAAACAGGTGGCATTTCCGGAGGAGTTGGTAATACGGTTCAAATTCACAGCGTAGGACATCCACGAAGTTCATTCTATGTGTATGAGCAAGTTTATGATGAGAATGGAAATCCAATTGAGGGAGTCTACGTAGACCGAAATGAAGATGGTAAAATAACTGCGGAGGACAAATACCGCTATAAAAACCCCTCTCCTGACGTTACACTTGGACTGTCTTCACGGTTTGAATATAAAAACTGGGATGCATCATTCTCAGCCAGAGCCAATATTGGTAACTACATATACAACAATGTAGCATCTACCAATACAATGTACAGTTCAATGTATAACTCACAGGGATATCTTAGTAACGCTATTACTGATATCAAAGAATTACAGTTCAACAATGCACAGTTTCATTCAGATCATTACGTAGAAAATGCATCATTCTTGCGAATGGATAATATCTCTGTTGGCTATACCTTTGGTGATATTTTTGATCAAGTTCAGTCAATGAGAGTTTCTGCGACTGTCCAAAATGCTTTTGTCATATCCAATTACAGCGGACTTGACCCCGAGGTTTTCAATGGCATAGATAATAATATCTATCCCCGCCCTCGCACCTTCATTCTCGGACTAAGTCTGAATTTTTAA
- a CDS encoding sigma 54-interacting transcriptional regulator produces the protein MEKAHRSINTVGALKESGWESVSVKEEIRRNLILKIRNQKDLFPNIKGYDNTVIPHLQHALLSKHDIILLGLRGQAKTKILRQLFLLLDEYLPVLKDTEMNEDPYNPVSKHGKELLNEEKDEASVSWLHRSERYGEKLATPDTAVSDLIGDIDPIKAAAQKMTLADENVINFGLVPRTNRGIFAINELPDLQPRIQVALLNIMQERDIQIRGFNVRIPLDLLMVFSANPEDYTNRGNIITPLKDRIDSQILTHYPQKVEVGMQITEQEAWTSRGSNVQVTVPLAFKKLLELIAFEARSSEYIDQKSGVSTRMTITAMEQLISAAERRALTNREEQTVIRITDIYHMIPALTGKLELVYEGEQEGTVNVAKHIIGKAIKKIFLQLFPDPEIEKKKERDSEYKPILDWFAAGNTLDITDRQNQNQYEEKLKEIPGLQSLVKGHLAEKHAQTELVLMDFVIEGLHQHSMLGKEEMDNHRSYSDMLGSMLGSMDDLNNTDDFD, from the coding sequence ATGGAAAAGGCCCATAGATCAATTAACACAGTAGGTGCTTTGAAAGAATCGGGATGGGAGTCTGTTTCCGTAAAGGAAGAGATTCGAAGGAACCTAATTTTAAAAATAAGAAACCAAAAGGACTTATTTCCTAATATTAAGGGATATGATAATACAGTCATTCCTCATTTGCAGCATGCTTTACTATCAAAACATGATATTATTCTATTGGGATTGCGGGGGCAGGCCAAGACAAAGATATTACGGCAACTGTTTTTATTACTGGATGAGTACCTGCCTGTTCTCAAGGATACTGAAATGAATGAAGATCCTTATAATCCGGTCTCCAAACATGGCAAAGAACTTCTCAATGAAGAGAAAGATGAGGCATCTGTGAGCTGGCTTCACCGCAGTGAGCGTTATGGAGAAAAATTAGCCACTCCCGATACAGCTGTTTCTGATCTTATCGGAGATATCGATCCCATTAAAGCTGCGGCCCAAAAAATGACGCTGGCAGATGAAAATGTTATCAACTTTGGGCTCGTGCCCCGGACGAACAGGGGGATATTTGCGATCAATGAATTGCCCGATTTACAACCGCGTATACAGGTTGCACTCCTTAATATAATGCAAGAGCGAGATATACAAATCAGGGGCTTTAATGTTCGAATTCCTTTAGATCTGTTAATGGTTTTTTCAGCTAATCCGGAAGACTATACAAATAGGGGAAATATAATTACACCACTGAAAGATCGAATTGATTCTCAAATCCTGACACACTATCCACAAAAAGTGGAGGTGGGTATGCAAATTACTGAACAGGAAGCCTGGACTTCACGTGGTAGTAATGTACAGGTTACCGTTCCTCTTGCTTTTAAAAAACTGCTCGAACTCATAGCATTTGAAGCTCGCTCTTCGGAATATATTGACCAGAAAAGTGGAGTTTCTACGCGGATGACTATTACAGCGATGGAGCAGCTAATATCAGCAGCAGAAAGACGAGCGTTAACCAATAGAGAAGAACAGACAGTTATTCGCATTACTGATATATACCATATGATACCGGCACTGACAGGCAAATTAGAACTTGTGTATGAAGGTGAACAGGAGGGGACCGTCAATGTCGCTAAACATATTATAGGAAAAGCTATTAAAAAAATATTTCTGCAGTTATTCCCGGATCCTGAAATTGAAAAGAAAAAGGAGAGGGATAGCGAATACAAACCAATACTCGATTGGTTCGCGGCTGGTAATACGCTTGATATTACCGATCGGCAAAACCAGAACCAGTACGAAGAAAAATTAAAGGAGATTCCGGGCCTACAATCACTTGTTAAAGGGCATTTGGCAGAAAAGCATGCACAAACAGAGCTAGTGCTAATGGATTTTGTTATTGAGGGATTACATCAACATTCGATGCTTGGTAAAGAAGAGATGGATAATCACCGATCCTATTCAGACATGTTGGGTAGTATGCTAGGGTCAATGGATGACCTGAACAATACAGATGATTTTGATTAA
- the rpmE gene encoding 50S ribosomal protein L31, whose translation MKEGIHPEYNEITVKLSDGTEFKTRSTMDTKDGVYRSEVDSKNHPFYTGNMNYQKKAGRIDRFKKRYGNSDD comes from the coding sequence ATGAAAGAAGGAATTCACCCGGAGTATAACGAAATTACTGTTAAGTTAAGTGATGGTACTGAGTTCAAAACTCGAAGCACCATGGATACCAAAGACGGTGTCTATCGCAGTGAGGTTGACTCAAAAAACCATCCTTTTTACACAGGTAACATGAATTACCAGAAAAAAGCTGGTCGTATCGATCGTTTCAAGAAACGTTACGGAAACAGCGACGACTAA
- a CDS encoding MBL fold metallo-hydrolase has translation MQLHCLTVGPFAENTYLLSKADQALIIDPGFMEQAEYEKIKNKMGQESLSLQGVVLTHAHVDHVLGLQKVLDDFDVPVYLSKKDRYLWDNFPSQASRFGFRVDGFSVDPKTLPIKKGWEIGNFVFDTFYTPGHAPDHVSLYSKEGGLLIAGDVLFKEGIGRTDLYKGDFNVLEQSIREKLYPLPEDTVVYPGHGPETTIGHEKQANPFVKPAG, from the coding sequence ATGCAGTTACATTGTTTAACCGTTGGACCATTTGCCGAAAATACATATCTCTTATCTAAAGCAGATCAAGCACTTATTATTGATCCGGGCTTTATGGAACAGGCAGAATATGAAAAAATAAAAAACAAAATGGGGCAAGAGAGCCTCTCATTACAGGGCGTTGTTCTTACTCATGCACATGTTGATCATGTATTGGGGCTTCAAAAAGTACTTGATGATTTCGACGTGCCGGTGTATTTGAGTAAGAAAGATCGTTATTTGTGGGATAACTTTCCTTCACAGGCTTCAAGGTTTGGGTTCCGGGTTGATGGCTTTTCTGTTGATCCCAAAACATTACCTATAAAGAAAGGCTGGGAGATTGGTAACTTTGTATTTGATACTTTCTATACGCCCGGCCATGCTCCGGACCATGTATCATTGTATAGCAAAGAGGGGGGGCTGCTAATTGCCGGTGATGTCCTTTTTAAAGAAGGTATTGGGCGAACAGACTTATATAAAGGAGACTTTAACGTACTTGAACAATCTATTCGTGAAAAGTTATATCCACTTCCCGAAGATACTGTAGTTTATCCTGGTCACGGTCCTGAGACAACAATAGGTCATGAGAAACAAGCTAATCCATTTGTAAAGCCAGCAGGCTAA
- the lptE gene encoding LPS assembly lipoprotein LptE — protein sequence MDCNKLRTFVLLFLMFFAVSGCFRYSFTGTSIPENVNSIYIPFFADQSNSGVSNLSDILNQALIERFINQSRLTLANSRGNADAVLEGSIRRYTNQAFSLSGNQQTSRNEVEISVQATYKYTDKEQAEWSSSFNGSATYDTNEDPIEGETDAAREALSQVADNMFNDAVSGW from the coding sequence ATGGACTGCAATAAATTACGAACTTTTGTACTGCTTTTTCTAATGTTTTTTGCAGTCTCAGGCTGTTTCAGGTATAGTTTTACGGGTACTTCCATTCCCGAAAATGTCAACTCTATTTATATCCCTTTTTTCGCTGACCAATCAAACAGTGGAGTCAGTAATTTAAGCGATATTCTTAATCAAGCTCTTATAGAACGTTTTATCAATCAAAGTCGGTTAACTCTCGCTAATTCACGGGGCAATGCTGATGCCGTACTTGAAGGTTCAATTCGAAGATATACCAACCAAGCGTTTAGTCTCAGTGGCAATCAACAAACAAGTCGTAACGAGGTTGAAATTTCTGTTCAGGCAACCTACAAATATACTGACAAAGAACAAGCTGAATGGAGCAGTTCTTTTAATGGATCAGCAACTTATGATACTAATGAAGACCCTATTGAGGGAGAAACGGATGCTGCCCGTGAAGCCTTAAGCCAAGTTGCTGATAATATGTTTAATGATGCTGTAAGCGGTTGGTGA
- a CDS encoding sigma-54 interaction domain-containing protein, with amino-acid sequence MDREAFQERFGLIGESAALKQVIDKVVQVADTDITVLLQGESGVGKDVTAKAIHEISNRKHNNMVIVNCGAIPEGIIESELFGHEKGAFTGAHEARKGYFEKADGGTIFLDEIGDTPANVQVKLLRVLESGEYFRVGTSKVRTTDVRVIAATNKDLWQLVQEETFREDLFYRLDTVKVKLPPLRDRPDDIIPIFRKFVTEFSAKYDSVFKGFSDEAKELLVSYRWPGNVRELRNVAEQLVVLEKSQFIDTEKLQKYLKGRQHTGSADNLPVLAEQNDSNKNGAFGNDDQKLIYRALVELQSDIGDLKKMLANFLYSTFSQKNIKALPQNIQDEVNNPENTGMDIDIGNAAEEDIGVESYAEADISEEETEEDTFSEFFTSDEIPSIEKTEQFLIEQALRKYEGNRRKASEALGISERTLYRKLDQYGLQ; translated from the coding sequence ATGGATCGGGAAGCATTTCAGGAAAGGTTTGGACTTATTGGAGAATCGGCTGCTCTAAAGCAGGTTATAGACAAAGTTGTACAGGTAGCCGATACAGATATTACGGTACTACTGCAGGGTGAGAGTGGTGTAGGTAAAGATGTAACTGCCAAGGCAATTCACGAAATAAGCAATCGGAAACACAATAACATGGTCATTGTTAACTGTGGAGCCATTCCCGAAGGAATTATTGAAAGTGAGCTTTTTGGTCACGAAAAAGGAGCTTTTACAGGCGCACATGAAGCACGTAAAGGATATTTTGAAAAGGCCGACGGCGGCACCATCTTTCTTGATGAGATTGGAGATACCCCTGCCAATGTGCAGGTAAAACTCTTGCGAGTACTAGAATCCGGTGAATATTTTCGTGTAGGAACCAGTAAAGTTCGTACTACTGATGTCCGTGTTATTGCAGCCACGAATAAGGATCTTTGGCAGCTGGTACAGGAAGAAACTTTCCGGGAAGACCTATTTTATCGCTTAGATACCGTCAAAGTAAAACTACCTCCTCTTCGAGACCGTCCGGATGATATTATCCCAATATTTAGAAAATTTGTTACTGAATTTTCCGCAAAGTATGACTCCGTTTTCAAAGGATTTTCTGACGAAGCCAAAGAACTGTTGGTATCATACCGTTGGCCGGGCAATGTGCGTGAACTTCGAAATGTAGCTGAGCAGCTGGTCGTTCTCGAAAAATCCCAATTCATTGATACTGAAAAACTTCAGAAATACCTTAAGGGACGACAACATACCGGCTCTGCAGATAACCTACCTGTTTTAGCAGAACAAAATGATAGTAATAAAAACGGAGCTTTTGGTAATGATGATCAAAAATTGATTTATCGTGCTCTTGTAGAATTACAAAGTGATATCGGGGATTTGAAAAAAATGCTCGCGAACTTTTTATATTCTACTTTTTCACAAAAAAACATCAAAGCCCTGCCTCAAAATATACAGGATGAAGTAAATAATCCTGAAAATACCGGCATGGATATTGACATCGGTAATGCGGCGGAAGAAGATATTGGAGTTGAATCTTATGCTGAAGCCGATATTTCTGAGGAAGAAACAGAAGAAGATACCTTTTCTGAATTTTTCACCAGTGATGAAATTCCCTCTATAGAGAAGACAGAACAGTTCTTAATTGAACAAGCTCTTCGTAAATATGAAGGCAATCGCCGGAAAGCATCAGAAGCCCTTGGTATAAGTGAACGAACTCTTTATCGAAAGCTCGACCAATATGGACTGCAATAA
- a CDS encoding RNA polymerase sigma factor, which yields MKQQKERQLIEQIQNGQSGEYRTLVDRYAPMVFSIVNNFVDAEADREELAQAIFVKAYERLGSFKGDSKFSSWLYSLAKNHCRDYAKNIRRNNSNFSEMDEQDLNSRLRDDGLPDKEVERQQWIALLQEGLDNINTEYAEAFMMKYNEDMSYKAMSNRLDASVSALKVRVYRAKKELKNYIEKRG from the coding sequence ATGAAGCAGCAAAAGGAACGACAGTTAATTGAACAAATACAAAATGGACAAAGCGGTGAGTATAGAACGCTTGTTGATCGGTATGCACCTATGGTATTTAGTATCGTGAACAACTTTGTTGATGCTGAAGCAGATAGAGAAGAGTTGGCACAAGCTATTTTTGTGAAAGCTTATGAACGTCTGGGTTCGTTTAAAGGAGATTCAAAATTTTCTTCATGGCTCTATTCACTGGCAAAAAATCATTGTAGGGACTATGCTAAAAATATTCGCAGGAATAACAGCAATTTTAGTGAGATGGATGAACAGGATCTTAATTCCCGCCTGCGAGATGATGGGTTGCCGGATAAAGAAGTTGAACGTCAACAATGGATAGCACTCTTGCAAGAAGGACTTGATAATATAAATACTGAGTATGCTGAGGCCTTTATGATGAAGTATAATGAGGATATGAGCTATAAAGCGATGTCAAACAGGCTAGATGCATCTGTTAGTGCACTTAAAGTCCGTGTTTACCGAGCTAAAAAAGAACTTAAGAACTATATTGAAAAACGGGGTTAA